A region of the Aerosakkonema funiforme FACHB-1375 genome:
AGCTTCTTTACCTGTCGGAACCGAAAATTCTTGAAAGCTGTGAAACAAATTGCTACCAGCACGAGTACCGCCTTCAATCGTGAAAATATCGCCGTTGGTGGTAACGGTAGAATTAACTGGTAAAGTGGCATCTGGTGCGATCTGCGCGGATGTAGAAACAGCGAGCGAACACGCCGATAAGGTGAACAAGCCACCAAAAATCCACTTTGAATTAGCACAATTCATTGACTTATCTCCGGTTAATTTGAAGCGCAAATTATATTTTGGGTTGGTTCTAATTGGCTCAGATTAGTCACCAGGATTACGCTTCCATCCGGGCTAACAGTAAATCCTGTTGCTTCTCGAACAAAGTAATTTGGTAATAAGGAATTATTTATTTCCGATGTTTGATTTTCCCTACCCAGTAAACTACCCACAG
Encoded here:
- a CDS encoding filamentous hemagglutinin N-terminal domain-containing protein; the protein is MNCANSKWIFGGLFTLSACSLAVSTSAQIAPDATLPVNSTVTTNGDIFTIEGGTRAGSNLFHSFQEFSVPTGKEA